A window from Peromyscus eremicus chromosome 1, PerEre_H2_v1, whole genome shotgun sequence encodes these proteins:
- the Cavin3 gene encoding caveolae-associated protein 3: MGESALESGPVPGAPAGGPVHAVTVVTLLEKLATMLEALRERQGGLAERQGGLAGSVRRIQSGLGALSRSHDTTSNTLAQLLAKAERVGSHADAAQERALRRAAQVQRLEANHGLLVARGKLHVLLFKEETEIPARAFQKAPELLGPEDQSVLGPEQPEDQIGESSDEEPVESRAQRLRRTGLQKVQSLRRALSSRKGPEAAQPTPVKPPRLGPVRSSEGPPDGQPAAQPAALESSLESALEPEPPQATKEDPGRPVLQIESAA; the protein is encoded by the exons ATGGGGGAGAGCGCGCTGGAGTCGGGGCCTGTGCCCGGGGCGCCGGCCGGGGGTCCGGTGCACGCCGTCACCGTGGTGACCTTGCTGGAAAAGCTGGCCACCATGCTGGAGGCGTTGCGGGAGCGTCAGGGTGGCCTGGCTGAGAGGCAGGGCGGCCTGGCGGGCTCGGTGCGCCGCATCCAGAGCGGCCTGGGCGCGTTGAGTCGCAGCCACGACACCACCAGCAACACACTGGCGCAGCTGCTGGCCAAGGCGGAGCGCGTGGGCTCTCACGCGGATGCAGCCCAGGAGCGGGCGCTGCGCCGTGCAGCTCAGGTGCAGCGGCTGGAGGCCAACCACGGGCTGCTGGTGGCGCGCGGGAAGCTGCACGTCCTGCTCTTCAAG GAGGAGACTGAAATCCCAGCCCGCGCCTTCCAGAAAGCACCAGAGCTCTTGGGCCCCGAGGACCAGTCCGTGCTGGGCCCAGAGCAACCAGAGGATCAAATTGGAGAGAGTTCCGACGAGGAGCCGGTGGAGTCCCGGGCTCAGCGGCTGCGACGCACAGGCTTGCAGAAGGTACAAAGCCTAAGAAGGGCTCTTTCCAGTCGTAAAGGCCCTGAAGCTGCACAACCCACACCAGTCAAGCCCCCACGTCTGGGGCCTGTCCGGAGCTCGGAAGGCCCACCAGATGGCCAGCCTGCAGCTCAGCCGGCTGCGCTAGAGTCCTCACTGGAGTCTGCCCTGGAGCCAGAACCTCCTCAGGCTACCAAGGAAGATCCTGGGAGGCCTGTGCTTCAAATAGAGAGTGCAGCCTGA